One Vigna unguiculata cultivar IT97K-499-35 chromosome 11, ASM411807v1, whole genome shotgun sequence DNA window includes the following coding sequences:
- the LOC114169825 gene encoding cationic amino acid transporter 8, vacuolar produces the protein MEPSSAPENRSYWRWSKRDFFPEKSFESGKSYRAALAETCPRLRDRLLNRSSDSHELLVLPRASEHLMNRCLTWWDLTWLAFGSVVGSGIFVVTGQEARLHAGPAIVLSYAASGFSALLSALCYTEFAVDVPVAGGSFSFLRIELGDFLAFVAAGNILLEALVGAAGLGRSWSSYFASMVKSDPDFFRIRIPGFKPGFDLLDPLAVAVLLITNGIAVSGTRNTSILTWLSSLITTFVIVFIIIIGFVHGKASNLSPFTPFGVAGVFNSAAVVYWSYSGFDMVATMAEETKKPSRDIPIGLVGSMSMITVIYCLMALSLVSMVKYTEIDPDAAYSVAFVQIGMSWAKYLVSICALKGMTTSLLVGSMGQSRYTTQIARSHMIPPFFALVHPKTGTPVNATLLTTLCSSVIALFSSLDVLSSVFSISTLFIFMLMAVALLVRRYYSRESTGRGELARVLICLFVIIGSSAVGAALWHSRILGWIGYTVAAGVWFLGTLAMSLLPKQRAPKVWGVPLVPWLPSLSVATNLFLMGSLGTEAFWRFIICTAVMFVYYFFVAVHATYDVEHQNKGNTQEGKNNDEGVQDATDEEVVVL, from the coding sequence ATGGAACCGTCGTCGGCGCCGGAGAACCGAAGCTACTGGCGGTGGAGCAAGCGGGACTTCTTCCCGGAGAAGTCATTCGAGAGCGGGAAATCCTACCGCGCGGCGTTGGCTGAAACGTGTCCGCGCCTCAGGGACCGTCTTCTGAACCGCTCGAGCGACTCGCACGAGCTGCTCGTGCTCCCCCGCGCCAGCGAGCACCTCATGAACCGCTGCCTCACCTGGTGGGACCTCACCTGGTTGGCGTTCGGTTCAGTGGTCGGCTCCGGCATCTTCGTCGTCACCGGCCAGGAGGCCCGCCTCCACGCCGGCCCCGCCATCGTCCTCTCCTACGCCGCCTCCGGCTTCTCCGCTCTCCTCTCCGCCCTCTGCTACACCGAGTTCGCTGTCGACGTTCCAGTCGCCGGCGGCTCCTTCTCCTTCCTCCGCATCGAGCTTGGCGACTTCCTCGCCTTCGTCGCCGCCGGCAACATCCTGCTGGAGGCTCTCGTCGGCGCTGCCGGGCTCGGCCGCTCCTGGTCCTCCTACTTCGCCTCCATGGTGAAATCCGACCCGGACTTCTTCCGGATCCGGATCCCCGGGTTCAAACCCGGGTTCGACCTGCTCGATCCGTTAGCCGTGGCGGTTCTTCTCATCACCAACGGCATTGCCGTTAGCGGTACCCGCAATACCTCAATCTTAACCTGGCTGAGTTCCCTGATCACCACATTTGTGATCGTGTTCATAATTATAATCGGGTTCGTCCACGGAAAGGCGTCGAACTTGTCGCCATTTACCCCTTTCGGCGTGGCCGGCGTGTTCAACTCCGCCGCCGTGGTGTACTGGTCCTACAGCGGTTTCGACATGGTGGCGACGATGGCTGAAGAGACGAAGAAGCCTTCGAGGGATATCCCCATTGGTCTGGTTGGGTCAATGAGCATGATTACGGTTATCTACTGCTTGATGGCTTTGTCTCTTGTGAGCATGGTGAAGTACACTGAGATTGACCCTGACGCTGCTTACTCTGTGGCCTTTGTTCAGATTGGGATGAGTTGGGCGAAGTACCTTGTGAGCATTTGTGCGTTGAAGGGGATGACCACAAGCTTGCTTGTTGGGTCCATGGGTCAATCTAGGTACACCACTCAGATTGCAAGGTCGCACATGATCCCACCTTTCTTCGCCCTCGTTCACCCCAAAACAGGAACCCCTGTGAATGCCACTCTCTTGACCACTCTTTGTAGCTCTGTCATAGCTCTTTTCTCTAGCTTGGATGTTCTCTCTAGTGTTTTCTCCATCAGCACGCTCTTCATTTTCATGCTTATGGCTGTTGCGCTGCTTGTGAGAAGGTACTATTCCAGGGAGAGCACTGGCAGGGGTGAGTTAGCCAGAGTTCTGATCTGCTTGTTTGTGATTATTGGTTCTTCTGCTGTTGGGGCTGCGCTTTGGCACTCACGGATACTCGGTTGGATCGGTTACACGGTTGCTGCTGGTGTTTGGTTTTTGGGAACTTTGGCTATGAGTTTGCTTCCCAAGCAGAGAGCTCCCAAAGTGTGGGGGGTGCCCTTGGTTCCCTGGCTCCCCTCTTTGTCCGTTGCCACCAACCTCTTTCTCATGGGCTCTTTGGGCACTGAGGCTTTCTGGAGGTTCATCATTTGCACTGCTGTCATGTTTGTGTACTATTTTTTTGTCGCTGTCCATGCAACTTATGATGTCGAACATCAGAATAAAGGTAACACTCAAGAAGGAAAGAATAATGATGAGGGAGTGCAAGATGCTACTGATGAAGAGGTGGTTGTACTATAG